One Armatimonadota bacterium DNA window includes the following coding sequences:
- a CDS encoding trimethylamine methyltransferase family protein produces the protein MARVSTGWYVRPGTLLETSSSAIDEQAALEKMAVALMAAVQGARDFSGLGSLCVDDLFSGVQFVIDVEMVSYLREMIEAFNPHPDLLSIDDSLYDLLREVCLGKEAFISHIHTASKFRHIMPSSNRLVREKLRSWMQHRMTLKDRAGEECRQRIRDFQPQFHLDDDRHRALDEIYARAKKALLNLA, from the coding sequence TTGGCCAGGGTTAGCACCGGCTGGTACGTGCGCCCGGGCACGCTGCTGGAGACATCCTCCAGCGCGATTGACGAGCAGGCTGCGCTGGAGAAGATGGCGGTGGCGCTCATGGCCGCCGTGCAGGGCGCGCGCGACTTCTCCGGGCTCGGCAGCCTGTGCGTAGATGATCTGTTCAGCGGCGTGCAGTTCGTCATTGACGTGGAGATGGTCAGCTACCTGCGGGAGATGATCGAGGCCTTCAATCCGCACCCGGACCTGCTGAGCATCGACGATTCCCTGTATGACCTGCTCCGGGAGGTCTGCTTGGGCAAGGAGGCGTTCATCTCGCACATCCACACCGCGTCCAAGTTCAGGCACATCATGCCCTCGTCGAACCGCTTGGTGCGTGAGAAGCTGAGATCCTGGATGCAGCATCGAATGACGCTCAAGGATCGGGCAGGGGAGGAATGCCGGCAACGCATCCGGGACTTCCAGCCGCAGTTCCACCTCGACGATGATAGGCATCGCGCGTTGGATGAGATCTATGCGCGGGCGAAGAAGGCGCTGTTGAACCTCGCGTAA